The genomic window CGGTGCGCACCCATAACACGTCCCGGTCGCGCCCGGCTCGCCGCCACGGCTTATTGCCCTGCACCACTGCGGCCTCACGCGTGAAGTCCACAACGGGCTTCCCTCTCATGATCCGCATAACTCAACCCACGTCTTGATGCTCCTTCACAAGACCCGGCCAAGCCTGCATGCATCTAGCCTGCACGTACTAAACTGACTAATCAACACATGCAGCTCCACATCCGCTGCTATAGGTCTAGTACTACCACCACGGGCACACACAAGCCACACACACCACGCACGTAACGTGGTTTACTCCAACAGACACACCCAGAGCTGCCGACGCATGCGCCAAGGATAGCTGCCGAGACCTCAAGGGGAAGTGCCGGTGAGGAAGTTGTGAAATTCCAAGGCACCAATCTCTTAGTATTAATATTATCTTAGTAGTTAAGTGGTGACCTTTTGGATCGGACTGTTTTAAGTTTCTCTCTTATAATATATGCAGGATCGCATTGTGTTATGTTTATATCTATGCTAGATTGCTATGTTCGTACGTTGACCTACGTAGAATTTTTATTTGCAAGGTTTTGTATGGATTTAAGGTAGGACATCTCAGGGATGTGGATGTGGAGTGTGAGAAATGAGGTTCACCTCCAACGGATGCGTCCGGACGCGTCTATGGATGTATATGAGCCGAAATTAGATGACCGCGGCTGTAGATTCTCTAAGGAACACGAGTAGTGCAAAACTAAAAGGGAGGGGGTGGAAATTGTGGTTGACTGTGCTGACCTTCTAGTATGCCATAAAAGGGTTATGCTGCCATAACAAAACAAAAAAGAGCATTAGAAGAGCACTTGCATCCGTAGTTCACGTCAGACTGTACTGACAGCTTCATAGACGCATCAGGCGTTCGTTGACATGTACAATTATCAACAACAAGATATAGAGACTTCAATGTATATATTTTTTTGAAACTGGGACTTCAATATTTATAGTTCTCAAAGCATATATCGGACAGAGCAAAGCAGAAaagttttttttttttgtttgagGCAAGAAAAGTTCAATACCCAGCCCCACTTTGCATCGTCCGGACAGAACAAATCCGACATTGCTTCTGGCCACAGCTGTAAGCCTGGTTCGGGAAACACTATTTGCGTCTTCTCAAAAAAAAGGGAAACACTATTTCCGGTTTAATGCACCAAATCAGGGAAATCCTATGTCCCCCGCGGGCGGCGAATAGAGGGGGCAACCCTGTCTCGGTAGCGCGATATGTGCTCATTTTTTTGGGTTGTTTTTCTGTAcattttctgtctgttttttgCTTTTGTCCGTTCACTACAagtttttttagtttttttttactttttgtgATATTTTGTGTCAGTTCTCCTTCAAAAAAAATTTCTTATCCCTTTTATAtttgttttttcttcttcttgcacATTTTCCTTTTTAATAGTTTTTTTAATATAACATGAATATTTTCCAAATGTATGGTGCAAATTTTTTAATACACACTGCACATTATTTAGTATACGATGTACATTTTTCAAGTAAACAGCAAACATGTTTTTTTATATTCGATGGACATTTCTGTAATATAAATTGAATACTCTTCTTATATACGACGATTTTGTTTAATTTTAATATTTATATTGATATTTGTTCAtatatgatgaacattttttaacaTACACAGAGCATTTTTCATATAGACTACACTTTTCTTTTTAGAAATTATGATTTTTGTTAAAACATAGTTGCAATATATTTTTGGGTTGGAAACTGAACAGAAAACAAAAGAGAAGTAAAACACAGAAAAACCGCCGAGGGCAGAATAAGCTGGCCCATTTTCTCTGGCGGACGAGCATCaaatctatatctatacctaatATTAAAGGATGGTGCGTTTCTCCAATTTAGCATACGATGtacatttttcaaatacacacCAAATGTACATTTTTGATATATAATTACAAATTCTGTGATATAAATTGAATATTCTTCTAATATATGCtgattttttttgtaattttcatAAATACATTGATATTTGTTAATATATGATGCACATTCTATTAATATACATAGACCATTTTTATATAGACTAAACTTTTTTTAAATAGTATTTGGTTTGAAAACGGGACTAAAAACAGAAGAGAagaaaaacaaggaaaaaatggTCTTCGGCAGAATAGGCCGGCCCATTTTCTCTGGCTTCAGGCGGAGCCTCTTCTTTTTGACGGACGAGCATCCAATAGGATTATATAGGAACAATCACCAAAAAGGTACGTTTGTTTTTTGTCTCTGCTTCACTCTTATTCGTTTTTAacttcttttttttattttcaaaaatATTATATGAACAACAGTTGTTTAAAACTTAATTTCTTGATTAAAAAAATATTTATCCATGTATTTGAAAATGTTAATACACTATAAAAAATATTTGCACAACTTTTAGACAATGTTGATAATATTAAAAAATGCCACGCATTTAAATAAATGTTAGTAACATAAAAAAACTTATACAATGTAAATAAAATGTTCATGTAATTCAGCAAAAATATATATACCATTCCAAAAGTGTACATGGtattttcaaaaatgttcacgTGCTTCAAAAAATATGTGTTTAAAAATATTTTAGAAATATTATACAATGGAATAATGTCCGTGTAGTCTTAAATAAATTTTATGCGTCATTCATAAAAtgtatattgtttatttcaaaaatGTTTAACACATGTGCAAAAGAATATTCAAACCATTTACCTCAGAAATGTTTGTCATATATTTGAAAAATGTACATTGTGTAACAAACAATTAATATAGCGTATGTACATGAAAAATATACATAGTTTTTTTTGTGCAAAATTAGACATTTATACTGACATTTTAAGAAATTATTTATCCAATGTAGTCCATGGAGTTTAAAAAACTACTCCGTCagtctcataatataagagcgtttttgacactagtgtagtgtaaaaaatgctcttatattatgggacagagggagtatttcgTGTCATTCCAAAATGTTCAACAtctatttgaaaaatgtttaacATTTATTCAGAAAAGTGTTAAAAATATATTTGAAAAATGTGCATCGCGTACAAAACTAATGTTCCTAATCTATACGAAAAATATAAAACGTGTATGGAAATCAATTAGATATGTATTGAGTgagaaattaaaaaaatgtttataTACTGCAAAAATAAGCTCgcataatttttttgaaagaTGTTTCGAATCATTCAAAAAAATATTGAACATGCATTTGAAAAATATTTAATACTTATCTAAAAGAATGTTCATCATTTATTTGAAACATGTTAAAGTGTATCTAAAATGTTCTGAATTTATAAAATATTGAAAATTTATTGATGAAATTAGACATGTGTAAAGAAAAGAACAAGAATATAACGGAGGTCACTTTCTTTGCCTCCTCCATGCCCATGGGAACATAGTACGTCGGCTTGATGTCATTCTCGTTTGGAACGGTGGTTGGTAGCTGCATTGGATGCAAAGTGGCCGGCTTGATGGAAGTTGCCGGCTGCATGGGATGCGAGGTCGGCCAATTCGATGCGATGGGAATTTACATCCTTACCGCTTTCATTGTCCATGTGAGAAAATGAAGAGAGACGGCTGGATCTGTTCACACGAACGAAGGAATAAAAGGATGGAACAAGATTCTTCCCCCCTAAAGCTAAGGGCCTGCATGATATGCACTACATTTAATTTTTTTTCCTAACTAAACTACACGCATGCACAACATGAAGGGGATGGGACCGTGCAATCTCCATTTTTAGGGAGGTGATGCGCGTGGGCTGTAGCTAGTGGAAGAGTAAAATTGCGGACTAATGGTGTACACCATATAATAGGAAAACTTTCTCCAAAAACTATACAGCTTATatgagtaaacggagggagtggaATATAAAAATCAAAGATAATCATTGATAAACGGTCAGGAAACTCAGGAAATAGAAAAAAAATACCCCTATATAAGCTTCTAAAACCAGTAAAAAAACCTGCCATAGAAGCTTTCCAAAACCGCTTCCAGGAACCATATCTGGCCCGCCGAACTAGCAATCGCCAAAGGTGAGACTGATCGTTCTGTCGGTACAGGTGAGGCATTTTCTTGGCGACCCAATAAAGAGTTACCGTAAGCAGCACACGCTGGAAAAGTAAAAAAGGGAAAGCCCATAAAGATGACAGGTTCCCTCGGTTTATTCCAGCCAGTTCTCCcctgtttttcttttcttttttaattcttttactcattttctccgtttgtttttctttttctttttctttcatcTTTGTGTTGTTTGTTTTAATTTTTACTCTTTATCTTTTTTGATTccatttttaaaaaaattgttatCTATAAAAATCAAgaatattttttttcaaaatttgggGAAATGTTCTGAATTTTCaaattttgaacatttttaaacTCATGGATTGTTTTTCAAATTCatggattttttttcaaattttaaacatttttaaattCATGAAAACAATTCAAATCCACAAACATTTTTTGATTTTACCAAGTGTCGATCGGCAGTTCATCTGCGGTCGATCACCAGGGAGGCACGACAAGCGTCTATGATTCAGAAACCCCGGCGCCTGCTGTCTACAATTAGATCTAGGCCAGGAGGTATATTTTGTACTAAAACATATAAAAAAATtaaagaaaagagaaaggggGGCTAGACCAGGTTATCACAATTCATGCTTTAAAGATCTTACCACCTAACTGAAATCACCTTTGACAGCTATGTTCTTTCTCATAGTCGACTTAAGCCAAACTTATTACCTGCCATGTTCCCTGcaataaagaagaaaaaaaatataaCATGTCATATGCCATACTGAATGATAGCTGAAAATTGAGATATAATAATGCCCTTCTCCACTAAATTACAGCTATCCAGTAGCGAGGCATCCTTGCATATTTTCACACTTATCTCTCTCTGGAGCATTATTCCCCAATATTAAAATGTTTTGCACTGAGAAAGTTACTGAGTTGGACAGAAAATGCCCTTGCCCCACCAGAAATTGCCTCACCTAGGTGGAGAGCCCACAAGATAGTAAAGAGGCACTGCCAATTGTCAAATGCAAATCAACATAGAGAAACTCCATGTGGTTCAGAAAGCTCTATTAACCTATCTCTCTGCCTATAAATAACGCATCACCAGATCGTGTCTCAACCGAAAATCATTATAGGAAAACCAGCAAGCCATAACACTTCTAGGGTTTCCCGTCCAGGTGCACAATGAAGCTTCTTCCTCTGTTTGTCCTTGCCATGGTAATGGTTAATGCTTGCGCCGTGTCTTCTCACACCGCGCCGAGAGACCATGTACTAGATGGAGTAGTGAAGATGGCAGCGACGGGAGAGGGGGCGGCGATCGACAATCACCATGCGATACCGAGGACAGAGTATAGCAGCTGGAGCAGCCCTGGAAACATGCCCGGAAGTGGCCATGACATTGATAGCGAAGAAGCCAAGCCATAAGCAGCCTGATATATGCATGCCTTTGTACGTAGCAGACTTTGCATGCTAGGGTACGTATACATACTCTTTTGAGTCATATATATAGTAGTAGTTCCATGTCGTGGGTTCCTCGTTGTGCTACCTATATGTAAATTAAGGTGAGCCGGATCACGTCTATATATTTACAGATGTTCCGTTTATATTGAATAAAGCAACATTTCTCTATATTCATTGATAGTTTACAGTATGAGCTCTTGAGTGCTACCAAGCTGATGAATCAGTCCGAATATACTAGAAGAACCATAAGAATATCAGTTAGGTACACAGTGAATCCTTTGTTATATGAATAAAAAATAAACCATTTACTTGAAGTTGATATTGCTATGAATTCATAagattgatgttgaaggaacaaTATGAttttgcttatattgctatgtaCACAGTGAATCCTTTGTTATATATATATCGAAGCGCCACGCtagtgcggtaagttgttttacctcttatttatatatatatatatatatatatatatatatatatatatatatatatggtctAATAAATAACTGGGAAACCATGAAACAATCAAGTGTTGATTtgagaaaataaaagaaatatatAACCATAACTATATGTAGACATGAAGGGAAACATGGATGTGCATACCGCATGCAATTGTTAACAAGAGTCTCGCCTGTTGTCTACTGGCATGATACAATTGCACACTAGTTAAGATCTTTAATTGTTGAAATAAAGTTTTCAGCGAATATTTCACTTTGGTGAAAAACTGTCCTCTCTCCTCAAAGGGCATGCATTGTTTATGTAAGCTGAAACCACACCAATTTGTTTATCTAAGCTAAAACCAAACCAATTTTTTTATATAACTTTCATTTGATACAATTTGGTGGAAAACAACTTCACTAAAAGCACTTTACATAAATCACTTGATAAAGTACAATATCTCAATAAGAGAATATATAAATTTCATATGATCCAATTTCATTGAAACAACTTACATAAATAGCTCCATAAAGGATCGAAATGGGTTTCAAGTCATTAGTGTATAGGTTCCCACCCTGTGGGATATTGGATTAAAGAGATGTCGTCCTTTGGTTCAGTATTTTCGCAAAATGCTAACTATTATTCTTGTAACTGTACTTATTCAATAATAGAAAGCCTTGACAAAATTACTGAGATTTATCTGCAGCTACAAGGTCGCTATGCTAACTAGCTATAAAGACGCTGTCTTATCTGATATATTCTGCTCAGCATTTATTCTGGACCCTCTAGTCTGCAAGAGAATTTTCATGTGCAGCGGCTGAGATGAGATCCCAGAGCCAAATGCCCAAGGGTCACGAGTAGTACTATTGTTGATAAACATGCAGTTAAATGAAGAAATCCACTGTGTTTAAGAGCTCAATGACTCCACTAATATCTGTCCTTCTACCTATATGCTTACATAGATAGATGATGACACTTTTAGTGCCCGACTGAAGCGGTTGGGTTAAAATTTAGGCAGGGTTATTCTCCACCTATAAATAAAATATGAAGTCGTCGTCGCGTCGTCGTAATAAAAGCATAAACCACTATCTTAGTGGGAAATACTATTGGTAGTGTTTGATGATTTATGCATAATTTATGATTACATTGACAGTGATTGGGTCAAGTAATCACCATAATCTTCAGAATTGGCGATATTTGCAAATAATTTATGTCACTGGCCATAGTAATGGGTGGGCTCTGATTTGGCTGCCATTTTTACTACAGGATTCTACTGGTCCCAAAGGCATGGCATGAGTACCTTTTACATCCACATGATATTTTTTTAATTCTAGTGCATCATTCAATAACCTTTTAGTTGTTAGGTTTTCTGCACATATGTATTGTGCACAAGTTTTTTCTGACTATATAAACCGTTCCTGACCTGACCTGACCAAACCATAGCCTTCAAGAAACAGCACGTATAATACTATCCAAACTTCAATCGAATCTCAAGGTGGAGATTTCCCAGGTATGACTCTTTGTTCAAGCTAGTTTCTTCTTGGTCATGACCATCTTTTATTCTTTGACCATTAACTTCATGAAATTCCTATGCATGTGTCTCTGTCAAGTTAATTCAGACACTATGAAAGAGCAACTGAAAGCAAGCAAGATTAAGATCTTGGCTGCCTTGCTGGTCTTCGCCATGGTTACTCAAGGCTTGGCGATTCGGGTCAAGGGGACCGTGAGGAATGACATCACCGACGAGGCTGTCAGTGCAAAAACCACCCTCGGTGCAGGCAGCAGCACAACCGTTGACAACCACCATGCAATCCCACGGGACCAGTATAGTAGCCATGGAGGAGAGGACGGATCAGGTGGCAGTGGTGGTGATACTACAAACAACTAGTGCCATTCTCTGAGACTGTTCTGTTCGCCCAAGATATATATTCTGATCTCTAATGTTATATTGTATAGATGCCAGCAGCGCTAATATTATTACTATTCATGCCTACATGAAAATAAGCTGCTTAAGGGAAGAGTAATGTCAAAGACCATACACATGTTATTTACATCCTCACAGAAGGAAAAAAACTATGTTTTATTGGAAAAATAAAGAAGCTATATATGTAATAGATGTAGTATTCTCGTGTGTGTGTGTAAGGAAACTTTCATGATGTTACATGGCAACCAtcaataaaatccatgcctacaATCTGTTGTTCAGGAAAGAACCAAAATAACTGCATGCTCCttgcaaaaaaagaaaagaaaaactgcATGCTTACAGTTGAGTACTGATTAATCATGGTTTTATGCTTCAATTTCTAAGTTATAAGAAGATTTGTCCTACACATACTAAGGGCGACTCTAATCGATGCCCAAAGCTCCATCCCCAAAACTGAAATCCAAAAAACATTCTGGGTATTGGGAAGGTGGCTTATAAATGATGCCCAAAACTTAATCCCAAAAATAGTTTTTGAACTAAATTCTCCAGCTATGTGCATTCATATGAACATATTACATTCCATAATTAACACATGAACATCATTTAAACATTGAATTTATAATTAAACACAATACCAACTACATAATTTGAACTACATTATTGAACATAACTAAACATAATAAAAGTAAACTAAAACACAGGCTTAAACAATAATAGATCTACCATATAGTTCAAGATTTTTAGTCCTTCTCGGAGGAGGATGAGGAAATGACGATGAAGTTGCGAGCAGCCTCCTCATTGGCTGCCTTattctcctcctcttccacctccTTGGCATCGATGTCTTCCTGTAGCCGATGAAGGCCAACTTGCGGGACCTTCGTTGTGCCTTATAGGAGGCACGGTGCTCATGGTGTGTGTGATCTCGGCGTGACATGAGGCCAAAGAGGCCTCAATTTCTTGATTCTCGTCAATAGTGCATACCCTGTGAGTGGTGAACTTGGCACATTACAAAGGCGAAATAGACCTAGGTTGTTAGGTGTTCGTCCATGAACTCATCACACCCTCCCGCTCCAGCTCGCGCTCAAGCTCCTCCCAGCATGCTAGTTAGGGATTGGACTCAATGGAGGATTTCGACGCCATCATCAAGTCTTTGGCCTCTAGAGAGGGAATGTTGTACGACAACATAGAGGAGTTTTTGGAATTTTTGAGTGTGGTGGAGCGACTAGACCTCGAAGGAATGACAGATGTGCTAGACTCGCCAGTGTGGAGGAGCTTCTTGTTGGGTCATGAAGAAGCCACCATGATAGCTGCACAGTTACGGTTAGGATGTTGAGTAGCATTGTTAGTGGGCGGGGGAGCCAAATTTGTGGCTAGGAATGGGAAGGTGAGGGCCATGCTGGTGGATAGAAGGCGAGAGAGGTGGCTAATCAATGATGGCGGCTAGGAGCCGAAATGTCACTTGCACATCTTCTAGGGTTTTGGAGACTGGATTGGGACAAGCTAGATGACGTCAATATATTGGAAATGAAGACAAATTTTGTAGGCTATTTCCAAAAGAGTTTTACATTGTATTTCTCAGTCACATTCGTTTTGGCTTGCTTTTCAAGTATTCACTTCAACAAGTTGGATTGCATGCATGTTTAAAAAATATTCTCATGTTGTAGAAGCTGTATTCAATTCAATTTGGAAGGTACCAAGAGAATGTGTAGCAATAAAATTTGTATACACCAGTGCACATTTTGTCTCCTGAGTCCATGGAACATGGGATTTTGAAAATATTTTAAATCATATCAAGCATtagattttttttttgcaaaatctcGTACGAATATAAATATGTTCTCTACATACATGTACATTTTCATTAATAAATACTTGCAATTATGCACTACTCAAAAGCATTGTAATAACAATTGTGTGGATTGACATATAATAGCAACTAGCTCATCTATTATAGATTTGGATTTTTAAGCCCGTAGATTCATACATTTATGTCCATAGTGAGAATCCACATGTTAAGAAAGAAGTACTTAATTAGGAAAATAAACTTAAAGGAACTGCTGATTAAAAAAGGGACCACAATAGACAGTGAACGTTCCCTTGGAAGGATGGCATTTGCGAATCTTTTTATGGGAAGTTCTTCAAACACACATGGCAGTTCTCTCCAGAAACACATGGCAAAATATGCAAGCAAAGGAATTTTGCTGTGAAACTTGTTGTGTTCACTTGAAGGAATTGCCATGCTCCTACAACATAAATTATCCTTAAAATGGTCTTATGTTGCCACTGATTTTCTGACAATACATTACACAGAACTGAGACATAAATTAGTATTCCCTTTAGCAATAATAATAGAAAATGAACCAATGTATCCAATACTTATCACATCTCATTAAACTTTTTAAAAaattcatttttttaattttccaCAACATTTCACTTAGTTAAGAATTATATCACCAAAGCACCATTGTAGTGAACCAACCTAAGGTTGGATGGCTTGTAGGTGGGTGATGTACACACAAAGCACCAGGGATCAAATCTTAGGTTTGGCATAGGTGTGTCCTATAAAGGAGAAATGTTCTTTCAGTTACAGGCGACGTCCCCATCGATAGCGAGGCTCCTGTGGTGACTTTCTCAATCTCAAGAGGCACCAACTCAGTCTCTAGGAAGTACTCACAGGGGTAAGGTGTGcattcataggggtgagtgtatgcccGTGTATTTGTGTGTCTGCATCTGTATTGTGTTTCTACAAAAATTGTAAGGCAAGTATTTCTAAAGGCATCCGTGCGATCCACcacaaaaaaaatcatgaacaAACCAACACAAGTTTTATCTTACCAAAGAGGTCTGAAATTGTAACGAGGAATTAATGGTCATAAATTTTCTTTTACAAATTGAAAAACAAGGCTAAGATAATGTAAAGGTGAGAATGTAACTGAAAATTGATATCTTCAAACAAAGATCATACTCAATAAActacaaaaaataaaagagaaaaagGCATAATTAAGTATAACTACAGAAGGAGACTAAGTTTAAACTATGAAGTATTTGAGATCAGCAAACGTTTCAAATTCTGTGATAACCTAAGTAGTGACCAAGAAATATAATTTGCACTTTGATGTTTTACTGATCAAATCTATATATGATCTGGTGGGTTCGATGGAGAATCTTCAATAAATTGATATGCCATGTCTAATATTTTGTCGAATTAATGGGATACAACCTGATTTCATGGTGGAAAAATGACAGCAAAGTGTACTACTTGCTTTTTACCACCCCATAGTAATTTCGTATCATCTGCCAGATTATGTATTTCTGAAGATGTGGTAGTGCCTATCGCCGTAGCCAACTTGTTGCAGGTAATGGTTGATTATGCAAAAATCACCGAGCACCTGAAATAGCTCATCCCACATTAATCTAGTGGTTTCCACTTTACGGGGTAATGAGTTGTCCTTTTTTCATTAGTGCTCAGTGGAGAATAATTACTTGATAGGGACACAACACATGCCACTACAAGTGTCATAGTCGTCCAATCTAGCTATATAGGCATATATTATATAGCTAGGTGAGGTCTTTTTTTGGAAAAGCAAGGTGAGGTATACTATTTAGCTTTAGTGCTTTCCTGTCATGGAAAAATGGGGCACTATGTGAAGATGACACACAAAGCAGATAACCCCCCCGTATCAAAATATAGG from Triticum urartu cultivar G1812 unplaced genomic scaffold, Tu2.1 TuUngrouped_contig_10530, whole genome shotgun sequence includes these protein-coding regions:
- the LOC125526570 gene encoding uncharacterized protein LOC125526570, producing MKEQLKASKIKILAALLVFAMVTQGLAIRVKGTVRNDITDEAVSAKTTLGAGSSTTVDNHHAIPRDQYSSHGGEDGSGGSGGDTTNN